A DNA window from Pseudorasbora parva isolate DD20220531a chromosome 5, ASM2467924v1, whole genome shotgun sequence contains the following coding sequences:
- the pikfyve gene encoding 1-phosphatidylinositol 3-phosphate 5-kinase isoform X4, protein MMHGIETEQSVRCRVRARRSVCDLCRGSDMAAEDKTSSLSSVMDWSSEPPLSPTSPSHLTHFKPLTPEQEEPPLRSAYSSFVSLFRFNKEEGRPPSVAEKSQSASSSPQGPRRNWSSPSHSIHGSETHRKHSELFRRTSTASEGRRKSEAPLGGHDPRTAVQLRTALKRLKEIMEGKSQDSDLKQYWMPDSQCKECYDCNEKFTTFRRRHHCRLCGQIFCSRCCNQEIPGKFMGYTGDLRACTYCRKIALSYAHSADSSSIGEDLSALSDSTCSVCVLEPTEPRTPVGGRKSSRNIFLEEDLAWQRKNSIGMRKNHQESQNSSLSSRLTAVQEDMGKSPARKRSASVTNLSLDRSVSTIVPAYESSVSPQNSRTLSKTDHNEEERKILLDSSQLKDLWKKICHNSTGMEFQDHRYWLRTYPNCIVGKELVNWLLRNGTISTRAQAIAIGQALVDGRWLDCVTHHDQIFRDEYALYRPLQSTEFSETPSPDSDSVNSLEGHSEPSWFKDIKFDDSDTEQLADENDYVTPNSASPSKRTSVSSFHSAVDSDSAASINLNMEQDNVNFHIKKQAKYPHVPPYPAEQKSMEPYDPFTPETDIHAPMEVLLSEDGGQHISISDAFIKESLFNRRVEEKAKEMLFTPLGWHHSSLDQLREENGEKKAMERLLSANHSHMMALLQQLLYSESLSLSWRDIIVPVVRQVVQTVRPDVRSCDDDMDIRQFVHIKKIPGGKKFDSAVVNGFVCTKNIAHKKMNPYIKNPKILLLKCSIEYLYREETKFTCIDPIVLQEHEFLKNYVQRIADVRPNLVLVEKTVSRIAQDMLLEHGISLVINVKPQVLDRVSRMTQGDLVISMDQLLTKPRLGTCHKFYLHSFQLPNNELKSLMFFEGCPPQLGCTIKLRGASEYELARVKEIIIFMVCVAYHSQLEISFLMDEFAMPPSLAESSSFPCLLESTTLKEEDETGGSQENDGSMLGDDNLTLLPEADFEPGLQEVIKLHSRESSISESFYKDGESPRIDKNGSVASFSGGDDDIIKTSTPLSSFSKLPQPVSPPFLNSDLREMSKELNKGPGEEEKNKELEETLVHRDSTSSETSLPPARLFRDPLQDDTDLFVTEHVDSSDDRLKSISALFKQELKDIILCISPFITFREPFLLTAAGLRCPSRDYFPEQVYLSPLLNKDSKELDGRRKRQLLKESGPSSASLTNGIVPHQRTIQILPCHKLMSARIAEQLGCSQNLARMLADYRAQGGRIRQREGMQFREAPPTKAPVKADSEEDKGAGQSEMTWATKLDCLNPINHQRLCVLFSSSSAQSNNAPNPCVSPWIVTMEFYGKNDLTLGVFLERYCFRPSYQCPSMYCETPMVHHIRRFVHGSGCVQIVLKELDSPVPGYQHTILNYSWCRICKQVTPVVPLSNDSWSMSFAKYLELRFYGHQYTRRANAEPCGHSIHKDYHQYFSYNQMVASFSYISVRLLEICLPPPKIIIRNQGPSKATLQQDLKDFTQKVAQVYLAIDDRLTSLKTDTFSKTREEKMEDMFAQKDMEESELRGWIEKLQVRLQTSAMDSPQQLQAFMESVVVKKQGLCETLQSWNNRLQDLFQQEKGRKRLSVPPSPGRHRQATSDDSKTSALESSPRNSSQIDGEKEDRHLNTFPSSSSLLQLPSPTEQATDVITSGPSFPDQDSVSIPEDMFDGHLGGSNDSQVKSEKSTMKTILANLLPGNSYNPIPFPFDPDKHYLMYEHERVPIAVCEREPSSIIAFALSCKEYKTALEEITKTTAKSGGDDASQGISVGESRAKNSPAKPSDSSMSQLSRSSVDADPLKDPESGDKQKKQTGNPHIELQFSDANAKFYCRIYYAEEFHKMREEIMESSQDEFVRSLSHCVNWQARGGKSGAVFYATEDDRFILKQMPRLEVQSFLDFAPHYFTYITGAVQQKRPTALAKILGVYRIGYKNSQNNTEKKLDLLVMENLFYGRKMAQVFDLKGSLRNRNVKTDQGKESCEVVLLDENLLKLVHDNPLYIRSHCKAILRAAILSDAHFLSSHLIIDYSLLVGRDDTTDELVVGIIDYIRTFTWDKKLEMVVKSTGILGGQGKMPTVVSPELYRSRFCEAMDKYFLMVPDHWTGLGLNC, encoded by the exons AGGAAGGACGGCCTCCTTCGGTGGCGGAGAAAAGTCAATCAGCTTCATCATCACCGCAGGGGCCACGGCGCAACTGGTCAAGTCCCTCTCATTCCATACATGGCTCCGAAACCCACAGAAAACATTCAGAACTTTTTAGAAGAACGTCCACTGCTTCAG AGGGTCGACGGAAATCAGAAGCCCCTCTAGGCGGCCACGACCCGCGAACAGCTGTCCAGCTACGCACAGCCCTCAAGAGACTCAAGGAGATCATGGAGGGGAAAAGTCAG GACAGTGATCTGAAACAGTACTGGATGCCGGACAGTCAGTGTAAAGAGTGCTACGACTGCAATGAGAAATTCACAACCTTCCGACGGCGTCACCATTGTCGACTCTGTGGCCAAATCTTCTGCAGCCGATGCTGCAACCAGGAAATTCCTGGCAAGTTCATGGGCTACACGG GTGATTTACGGGCATGTACGTACTGTCGTAAGATCGCATTGAGCTACGCTCACTCAGCTGACTCGAGCTCCATCGGAGAAGATCTCAGCGCCCTGTCAGACTCAACTTGCTCCGTGTGTGTGCTAGAGCCCACCGAACCACGCACACCTGTGGGGGGCCGCAAATCCAGCCGGAACATCTTCCTGGAAGAGGACTTGGCCTGGCAAAG AAAAAATTCCATTGGGATGAGGAAGAA TCATCAGGAATCTCAGAACAGTAGTCTCAGTTCCAGACTTACAGCAGTACAAGAGGATATGGGCAAGTCACCAGCCAGGAAGAG GTCAGCTAGTGTGACCAACCTGTCTTTGGACCGCTCCGTCTCAACCATAGTTCCTGCCTACGAGAGTTCAGTTAGTCCACAGAACAGCCGAACCCTATCCAAGACTGACCACAATGAAGAGGAGCGAAAGATCCTTCTG GATTCTTCTCAACTTAAAGATCTATGGAAGAAGATTTGCCACAACAGTACAGGGATGGAGTTCCAGGACCATCGGTACTGGCTGCGTACTTACCCCAACTGCATTGTCGGTAAAGAGTTGGTCAACTGGCTTTTACGAAACGGCACTATTTCAACTAG GGCTCAGGCCATAGCTATTGGGCAGGCTTTGGTAGATGGCCGCTGGCTTGACTGTGTAACCCATCATGATCAGATTTTCCGTGATGAGTACGCCCTCTATCGCCCTCTCCAG AGCACAGAGTTCTCAGAAACCCCCTCTCCAGACAGTGACAGTGTGAATTCTCTGGAAGGACACTCTGAACCGTCATGGTTTAAAGACATCAAGTTTGACGACAGTGACACCGAGCAGCTAGCAGATGAAAATGACTATGTCACACCAA ACTCGGCCAGCCCCAGTAAAAGAACATCCGTCAGCAGTTTCCATTCTGCGGTGGACAGTGACTCAGCCGCCTCCATCAATCTAAACATGGAGCAGGACAATGTCAATTTCCACATCAAGAAGCAGGCCAAGTACCCTCATGTGCCTCCTTACCCAGCCGAGCAAAAAAGTATGGAGCCCTATGACCCGTTCACCCCAGAAACCGACATCCATGCACCAA TGGAAGTCCTGCTTTCTGAAGATGGAGGTCAGCATATATCCATTAGTGATGCCTTCATTAAAG AGTCTTTGTTTAACCGGAGGGTTGAGGAGAAAGCTAAAGAAATGCTTTTCACTCCTCTCGGCTGGCATCACAGCTCCTTGGACCAGCTCCGGGAAGAGAATGGGGAAAAGAAAGCGATGGAGCGTTTACT GTCTGCTAATCACAGCCACATGATGGCGCTGCTGCAGCAGCTGCTGTACAGCGAATCGCTGTCTCTCTCCTGGCGTGACATCATCGTACCTGTGGTGAGGCAGGTGGTGCAGACGGTGCGACCGGATGTGCGCAGCTGTGATGACGACATGGATATCCGTCAGTTCGTCCACATCAAAAAA ATTCCAGGGGGAAAGAAATTTGACTCTGCTGTAGTGAATGGCTTTGTTTGCACAAAGAATATTGCACACAAAAAG ATGAACCCTTACATCAAAAACCCCAAGATCCTTCTCCTCAAATGCTCCATTGAGTATCTGTACAGAGAAGAGACCAAGTTCACCTGCATTGACCCAATTGTGTTGCAG GAGCATGAGTTTCTGAAGAACTATGTTCAGAGGATTGCTGATGTCCGACCAAACCTGGTGTTGGTGGAGAAGACTGTTTCTCGTATTGCTCAGGACATGCTACTGGAGCATGGCATTAGCCTTGTGATTAATGTCAAACCT CAAGTCCTGGACCGTGTAAGTCGAATGACTCAGGGAGATTTAGTCATTTCAATGGATCAGCTTCTTACGAAACCTCGTCTGGGTACCTGCCACAAGTTTTACCTGCATTCCTTCCAGCTGCCAAATA ATGAATTGAAGTCCCTGATGTTTTTTGAGGGCTGTCCTCCTCAGCTGGGCTGCACTATTAAGCTCCGCGGTGCCTCAGAGTATGAACTGGCCCGTGTGAAAgaaatcattatttttatgGTGTGTGTGGCATACCACTCACAGCTAGAGATCTCTTTCCTCATGGATGAGTTTGCAATGCCTCCCAGCCTTGCTGAGAGTTCTTCATTCCCGTGTCTGCTGGAAAGCACCACTTTAAAGGAAGAGGACGAGACTGGTGGGAGCCAAGAAAATGATGGGTCCATGCTGGGGGATGACAATCTCACACTTCTTCCAGAAGCAGACTTTGAGCCAGGACTTCAGGAGGTTATCAAACTCCACAGTAGAGAGTCTTCCATCTCTGAATCTTTTTATAAAGATGGAGAAAGCCCCAGAATAGACAAAAATGGATCAGTTGCTTCCTTCTCTGGAGGAGATGATGACATTATAAAGACCTCCACACCCCTTTCCTCCTTTTCCAAACTTCCCCAGCCGGTGTCACCCCCTTTCCTGAATTCAGACCTGAGAGAGATGTCAAAGGAATTGAACAAGGGGCCAGGTGAGGAGGAGAAGAACAAAGAGCTAGAGGAGACTCTCGTTCATCGGGACAGCACAAGCTCTGAGACCTCCCTTCCCCCAGCCCGGCTCTTCAGGGATCCCTTACAGGATGACACAGACCTGTTTGTGACCGAGCATGTAGATTCCTCAGATGACCGCCTCAAGTCCATCTCAGCTTTATTTAAACAGGAGCTAAAAGATATTATCCTGTGCATTTCACCTTTTATTACCTTTCGGGAGCCGTTTTTGCTCACAGCGGCTGGACTGCGTTGTCCTAGCCGGGATTATTTTCCAGAACAGGTTTACCTCTCACCTCTATTAAATAAGGACTCGAAAGAGCTGGATGGACGCCGCAAGAGGCAGCTGCTGAAAGAGTCTGGCCCAAGTTCTGCCAGCCTGACTAATGGTATTGTGCCGCACCAACGGACCATCCAGATTTTGCCCTGTCACAAACTCATGAGTGCCCGTATAGCAGAGCAGCTAGGCTGCAGTCAGAATCTGGCACGCATGCTGGCTGACTACCGAGCCCAGGGAGGACGCATTCGGCAAAGAGAAGGAATGCAATTCCGCGAGGCCCCGCCCACAAAGGCGCCAGTAAAGGCAGATAGTGAAGAAGATAAAGGGGcaggacaaagtgaaatgaCATGGGCTACTAAG CTGGACTGTTTAAATCCAATCAACCATCAGAGGCTCTGTGTGCTGTTCAGTAGCTCATCAGCTCAATCTAATAATGCACCAAACCCCTGTGTTAGTCCATG GATTGTAACAATGGAGTTTTATGGCAAGAATGACTTGACTCTTGGTGTATTTCTGGAGAGATACTGTTTTAG ACCCTCTTACCAGTGCCCCAGCATGTACTGTGAGACCCCCATGGTGCACCACATCCGGCGCTTTGTGCACGGTAGCGGCTGTGTCCAGATTGTTCTGAAAGAGCTGGACTCGCCTGTACCCGGATATCAGCACACGATCCTCAACTACTCTTGGTGCCGTATCTGTAAACAG GTGACTCCCGTGGTCCCGTTGTCTAATGACTCCTGGTCCATGTCCTTCGCCAAGTATCTAGAGCTCCGTTTCTATGGTCACCAGTACACCCGTCGGGCCAACGCCGAGCCTTGTGGCCATTCCATCCATAAAGATTATCACCAGTACTTCTCCTATAACCAGATGGTGGCTTCCTTCAG CTACATCTCAGTGAGGCTTCTAGAGATatgtctgcctcctccaaagatCATCATCAGGAACCAGGGGCCCTCTAAAGCTACCTTGCAGCAGGATCTCAAAGACTTTACCCAGAA GGTGGCTCAGGTGTACCTGGCCATAGATGACCGGCTCACTTCTTTAAAAACTGACACTTTCAGCAAGACCAGAGAGGAAAAAATGGAGGACATGTTTGCACAGAAAGAT ATGGAGGAATCCGAGCTCCGCGGTTGGATAGAGAAGCTACAAGTGCGTCTGCAGACCAGTGCGATGGACTCGCCACAACAACTACAAGCTTTTATGGAGTCAGTGGTGGTCAAAAAGCAGGGCTTGTGTGAGACCTTGCAGTCTTGGAATAACAG ACTTCAGGACTTGTTCCAGCAGGAAAAAGGCAGAAAGCGTCTATCTGTTCCTCCCAGTCCTGGCAGACACAGACAAGCCACATCAGATGACAGCAAG ACTAGTGCTTTGGAGTCCTCTCCTCGTAACTCATCCCAAATAGATGGAGAAAAAG AGGACCGTCATCTCAACACATTTCCATCAAGTTCATCATTACTACAGTTACCGTCTCCAACTGAACAGGCTACAGATGTCATTACGAGCGGACCATCTTTTCCTGATCAGGACTCTGTCAGCATCCCAGAGG ACATGTTTGATGGACACTTAGGTGGCTCCAATGACAGTCAAGTAAAGTCAGAAAAATCCACCATGAAAACCATCCTGGCGAACCTGTTACCGGGCAACAGTTACAATCCCATCCCTTTCCCTTT TGATCCAGACAAGCACTATTTGATGTATGAGCATGAGAGAGTTCCTATAGCCGTTTGTGAGCGAGAGCCCAGCTCCATCATTGCCTTTGCACTCAG CTGTAAAGAATATAAAACTGCACTTGAAGAAATTACAAAGACTACCGCAAAGAGCGGAGGTGATGACGCATCTCAGGGCATTAG TGTTGGAGAGAGTAGAGCAAAGAACAGCCCTGCTAAACCTAGTGATAGTAGCATGTCACAACTGAGCCGCAGCAGCGTTGATGCTGACCCTCTCA AGGACCCTGAAAGTGGAGACAAACAGAAGAAGCAGACCGGAAACCCTCACATCGAGCTGC AGTTCTCAGATGCTAATGCCAAGTTTTACTGCCGGATCTACTACGCGGAAGAGTTCCATAAGATGCGGGAAGAGATTATGGAGAGCTCACAGGATGAATTTGTGCGATCGCTCTCCCACTGTGTAAACTGGCAGGCTCGTGGCGGGAAGTCCGGTGCAGTTTTCTACGCCACTGAAG ATGATCGGTTTATTTTGAAGCAGATGCCCAGATTAGAGGTCCAGTCATTCTTAGACTTTGCACCCCACTACTTTACTTATATCACAGGAGCAGTTCAGCAAAAG CGGCCCACAGCACTTGCTAAGATTCTGGGAGTGTACCGTATAGGCTACAAGAACTCTCAGAACAACACGGAGAAGAAACTGGACCTGTTGGTGATGGAAAACCTTTTTTATGGGAGAAAGATGGCACAg GTGTTTGACCTGAAGGGATCCCTGAGGAACAGGAACGTGAAGACAGATCAGGGAAAGGAGAGCTGCGAGGTGGTGCTCCTAGATGAGAATCTCCTGAAACTGGTGCATGACAATCCCCTTTACATTCGGTCCCACTGCAAGGCCATTCTCCGTGCTGCCATCCTCAGCGACGCCCACTTCCTGTCCAGTCACCTCATCATTGATTATTCCTTGCTGGTAGGCCGTGATGATACCACGGATGAGCTAGTCGTGGGGATAATAG ATTATATCCGGACTTTCACCTGGGATAAAAAGCTTGAGATGGTGGTCAAATCTACTGGGATACTTGGAGGTCAAG GTAAAATGCCCACGGTGGTGTCACCAGAGCTGTACCGGTCACGTTTCTGTGAGGCCATGGACAAATACTTCCTCATGGTCCCTGATCACTGGACGGGTCTTGGGCTCAACTGCTGA